GTAAACCATTCAAAGGCAGAGGAGTGTATACTAGTCTTGTTTTTTATACCTGGGCCGTTTCAGGTTTTGCCATCGGACTTATCTGGTCCTGGATGTTTAATGGACAGTTCGGACTGATTAATGATCTTCTAATGAGATTTCATCTTATAAAGACTCCTATCGGATTTTTATCCGATCCAAGATATGCCATGATCTCCGTAATCATTGCAAATGTCTGGTACGGAATTCCTTTCTTCGGTATTATGCTGCTGGCTGCGCTTCAGTCAGTTCCAGCAGAACTGTATGAAGCTGCCAGAATGGACGGTGCAGGTCCCTGGTCACAGCTGTTCAATGTAACAATCCCCTTTATCAGTGCAACCATTATAAGCACAACTCTGCTCAGGATGATGTGGATAATGAACTTTCCGGAAATCATCTATGGTATGACAAACGGAGGGCCTGCAAACTCAACTAATATTCTGGCTACCTATATGATCAATAAGATCTATAAAGAGTTCAATTATGGCCAGGGCGCTGCAATCGGTGTCATGATAATGGTCATATTATTGATTTGTACAACAACATATTTATCAATGACAAATAAAAAAGAGCTTGAATTATGAAAAAAGATTATTTGAAAAAAACAGGGCGTGTAATAGCTCTTGCTTTATTCTTTATTTTTGCGGTGGGTCCTCTTTATTGGATCATTGTTACTTCACTGAAAGATACAAAGGAGATATATACTTTTCCAATTAGATATCTCCCTTCCTCTCCTTCATTTGATAGTTACAGAAAACTGTTTGAATTTGCTAATTTCGGATTGTATTTCAGAAACAGTTTTCTGGTGACGACACTGGGTGCATTAGGTGCCATGATCTGCTCAATCTTCAGTGGTTACGCCTTGTCCCGGTTCAGTCAGAAGAAGATCAAAAAGTCCCTTATTATGCTACTTTATTTTACTCAGATGGTCCCTACATTTATTCTTATGACACCACTGTATATGATGATGGTGAAAGTCGGAGGTATCGACAGTCTGCTGGTTCTCAGTATTGTATACATGGTCACAGTGCTGGCTTTCTGTGCCATAATGGCGAAAAGCTTCTTTGACAGAATACCCTCCAGCCTGGAAGAGGCTGCTGAAATAGACGGATGTTCGGCTTCTCAATCTCTTTTCAAAATTATACTGCCCCTGATGGCCCCCGGATTAACTGCAATCTTCAGCTTTGCCTTCGTAAATATCTGGAATGAACTATTTATTGCCATTCTCTTTATTTCCACACCGGAAAAAATGACAGTTCCCGTTTCACTGAACTCTTTTATCTCTAAAGCTGGAATAAGCTGGGATGTAATGAGTGCCGGACTTGTGATGGCTCTACTGCCGACCATGCTGATCTTTGCCATAGGACAGAAATATATTGTTTCCGGACTGACTGACGGAGGGGTTAAGGGATGAATGATCTACTTGAGCTGGGTTCCGTTCTTACTAAGGATGAACCTTACGCAGGGACAAGCAGCCCCATGGCACCTCCAATATATCAAACATCGCTTTTTACATTTCCCGATGTAAAATCCATAGAAGTTGCTATGGCGGATGAGCTGAACAGCAATCTTTATACAAGGGGAAATAATCCTACCGTACAGGAAGTGGAGAAAAAAGTAGCTTTTCTGGAAAAGACCGATAAAGCAAAATTGATGTCAGCCGGGGTTTCGGCCATTGCTGCATCAATTATGGGCTTTGTAAAACAGGGTGATCATATAATCTGCACCAATGACAGCTATGGCTGGGCTCAATATATCTGCAGCACTTATTTAAGTCGTTTTGGAGTGGAAGTTTCTTTTATAGACGGCTGTAATCTTGAGGAACTAAAAAACTCAATCCGCCCCAATACAAAACTGATTTATCTTGAGAGTCCCAGTTCAATTACATTCCGTGTTCTTGATCTTAGGGAAATAGCAGCAATAGCAAAAGATAATGATCTCAAAACAATAATTGATAATACCTGGGCAACACCTCTGTATCAGAATCCAATAGAATTCGGCATTGATCTGGTTGTCCATTCTGCATCCAAATATCTGGGCGGGCACAGTGATATTATCGGTGGAATTGTAGCAGGAAGCAGTGCGGATATTGATCATATTTTCAATACGGAGTTTTTACCGCTGGGAACAGTTCCTGACCCATTCCAGGCATGGTTGATCCTGAGAGGGATGAGAACACTTCG
The sequence above is a segment of the Oceanispirochaeta sp. M1 genome. Coding sequences within it:
- a CDS encoding carbohydrate ABC transporter permease; this translates as MNQRKTWGYIAPTLLLITLLVYIPVLKGIIIAFQNYNMFNIMDIHFNGFQNYKDIINDRAFPFMEVLYNTFTWVFVSLALQFVLGFSLALLLRKPFKGRGVYTSLVFYTWAVSGFAIGLIWSWMFNGQFGLINDLLMRFHLIKTPIGFLSDPRYAMISVIIANVWYGIPFFGIMLLAALQSVPAELYEAARMDGAGPWSQLFNVTIPFISATIISTTLLRMMWIMNFPEIIYGMTNGGPANSTNILATYMINKIYKEFNYGQGAAIGVMIMVILLICTTTYLSMTNKKELEL
- a CDS encoding carbohydrate ABC transporter permease, which codes for MKKDYLKKTGRVIALALFFIFAVGPLYWIIVTSLKDTKEIYTFPIRYLPSSPSFDSYRKLFEFANFGLYFRNSFLVTTLGALGAMICSIFSGYALSRFSQKKIKKSLIMLLYFTQMVPTFILMTPLYMMMVKVGGIDSLLVLSIVYMVTVLAFCAIMAKSFFDRIPSSLEEAAEIDGCSASQSLFKIILPLMAPGLTAIFSFAFVNIWNELFIAILFISTPEKMTVPVSLNSFISKAGISWDVMSAGLVMALLPTMLIFAIGQKYIVSGLTDGGVKG
- a CDS encoding aminotransferase class I/II-fold pyridoxal phosphate-dependent enzyme: MNDLLELGSVLTKDEPYAGTSSPMAPPIYQTSLFTFPDVKSIEVAMADELNSNLYTRGNNPTVQEVEKKVAFLEKTDKAKLMSAGVSAIAASIMGFVKQGDHIICTNDSYGWAQYICSTYLSRFGVEVSFIDGCNLEELKNSIRPNTKLIYLESPSSITFRVLDLREIAAIAKDNDLKTIIDNTWATPLYQNPIEFGIDLVVHSASKYLGGHSDIIGGIVAGSSADIDHIFNTEFLPLGTVPDPFQAWLILRGMRTLRVRLAEHHSTALKLTDFLDHHKAVEKVFYPMHPSHDQYELAKEQMTGGPGLLSIKMENKDPSHITAMVESLKNFHIGVSWGGYESLVFPVLATNKGDPSMVRLHLGLEEPELLMEDLDQAFQHLK